Part of the Candidatus Korarchaeota archaeon NZ13-K genome, AGCAGGGTCTTCCCTGTTCCGGGAGGGCCGTAGAGGAGGACTCCCTTCGGTGGATCTATGCCCAGGTGCCTGAACAGCTCAGGGTGCCTCAGTGGGAGCTCCACCATCTCCCTTATCCTCTGTATCGCATCCTTCAGTCCTCCTATGTCCTCATAGGTGACGGTCGGGAGGACTATCCTAGCAAGCTCAACTGGAGACTCCCTCACCTCTATTATAGTGTTGGGACCCACCTTCCCATAGGTGCCAGGGGTCACGCTGACGATGACTAGGGATATGAACCTCTGGAATATGGGGATCAGGACTATATCGCCCTTGGTCACGGCGAAGTCCAGGAGCCTCCTCTTGACCCACGTGTGGAAGTCAGGTGCAACCCTTATCATGTGATCCTGTGGGGCTAAGACGACCTTAGATGCCTCTCCTACATCAACGGGCCTCACCCTAACCTTATCTCCAGTCCTGACCCCGGCATTCCCCTTGACTATCTTGTCCATCCTTATGTACCTGGTCCCCACGTCCATGCTGACGGATGGCATGACCCTGCTGTGCGTCACCCTGGAGCCGTAGATCCTCACGTAGTCACCGCTCGTCAGTTCAAGCTGCTTCATTATTTCGGGATCCAGCCTCACTATTCCTCTCCCAAAATCAGCCTGCTTTATTATATCGGCCACTATGAGCGTCACATCGCGGCTCTCCCTCTCATCATCCCTCCCAGGGTCCTGCTTCCTGACCAACTCCTACACCTAGCTGTGACCGCAAGAAGCATTTATTAATCTTCGTTAGCGCACCGCCACCAAAGCCGGTGGGGGGATTGGGATCCGAGACGGAGTGAGCCATCCCGGAGGATCTAGGCTCGTGTCTCTGGCATCGAGGTTCCCTCTAAAGCCTCGCTACTCCTCAACCCGCGCGAGGGCCCGGGGGGATTAGTGTGGAAATAGGAGTGGAGATAGTTCCTTCAAGCTTTCAGAAGTTCTTAAAGCATATTTCTGGGGTCATGGGACTCGCAGATTTCATATCCATTCCCGAATGCCCCTTCGGGAGGTTGACCCCATCCCCCCTACCGCTCTCGGTGGTGGCCAGGGGCCTGGGAGTGGAGGCTGTCCCCAACTACAGGGTCATGGACAGGAGTGAGCTCGGATTCCTCTCGGAGATGATGGCCCTTCAGGAGGTCGGGGTAAGGAGGGTGGTCCTGGTGAGGGGTGATCCACCGTCCATAGGATCGCCAACAGATCTGGATCCCGTTAGAGCGATAAGGCTGATCAAGGAGCATGGGATCAGGATCAGGGTGGGTGTGGCCTCCCAGATCAAACCTAGTGAAGCCCTGAGGGCAAAGATAGAGGCCGGGGCTGACTTCGTCGTCACTCAACCTATCCAATCGGCCGAGGAAATAGAGGGGCTCATCGACTTCCTGGGCGGGATTCCGGTGTACGCGATGGTGATGCCGGGGATCGAGGAGCTAGAGGCCAGCGTGCTCAGGGAGATGGGGATAACGGATGTTAAGAGGGTTGATTGCAGGGAGCTCATGAGGGAGCTCGGGAGGATCCCCAAGGTGGCGGGC contains:
- a CDS encoding AAA family ATPase; amino-acid sequence: MVRKQDPGRDDERESRDVTLIVADIIKQADFGRGIVRLDPEIMKQLELTSGDYVRIYGSRVTHSRVMPSVSMDVGTRYIRMDKIVKGNAGVRTGDKVRVRPVDVGEASKVVLAPQDHMIRVAPDFHTWVKRRLLDFAVTKGDIVLIPIFQRFISLVIVSVTPGTYGKVGPNTIIEVRESPVELARIVLPTVTYEDIGGLKDAIQRIREMVELPLRHPELFRHLGIDPPKGVLLYGPPGTGKTLL